A genomic stretch from Bordetella sp. N includes:
- a CDS encoding Nif3-like dinuclear metal center hexameric protein encodes MNRIDTHELAAWLDQTLQPARFKDYAPNGLQVEGKASVGHIIAGVTATEALLRVAIERGADALLVHHGWFWRNEDARVRGPRRTRLALTLAHDLNVFAYHLPLDAHPQLGNNAQLARVLGLEPDADANGVPRTCGRDNLIWLGSAPGIATVGELSTRIAQRLQRQPTVIGDPDQAVGRVAWCTGGAQGMYTEALDAGATVYITGEISEPSTHTARETGTTFISAGHHATERYGVQALGEAVARQFGIRVDFVDIDNPV; translated from the coding sequence ATGAATAGAATCGACACCCACGAACTGGCCGCTTGGCTGGACCAGACGTTGCAACCGGCGCGCTTCAAGGATTACGCCCCCAACGGGTTGCAAGTGGAAGGCAAGGCATCGGTGGGCCATATTATCGCGGGAGTCACCGCCACCGAGGCCTTGCTGCGCGTTGCCATCGAACGCGGCGCCGATGCGTTGCTGGTGCACCACGGCTGGTTCTGGCGCAACGAGGACGCGCGCGTGCGCGGCCCGCGCCGCACGCGGCTGGCGCTGACCCTGGCGCACGACCTCAACGTGTTTGCCTACCACCTGCCGCTGGACGCGCACCCGCAACTGGGCAACAACGCGCAGCTGGCCCGCGTGCTGGGCCTGGAGCCGGATGCCGACGCCAATGGCGTGCCGCGCACCTGTGGCCGCGACAACCTGATCTGGCTGGGCAGCGCGCCCGGCATCGCCACGGTGGGTGAACTGTCGACGCGGATCGCGCAGCGTCTGCAACGCCAACCCACGGTGATCGGCGACCCGGATCAAGCGGTCGGCCGTGTTGCCTGGTGCACCGGCGGCGCCCAGGGCATGTACACGGAAGCCCTGGATGCCGGCGCGACGGTCTACATCACGGGCGAGATCTCCGAGCCCAGCACGCACACCGCGCGCGAGACGGGCACCACCTTCATCAGTGCCGGCCACCACGCCACCGAGCGCTACGGCGTGCAAGCGCTGGGCGAAGCCGTCGCGCGCCAGTTCGGCATCCGCGTCGACTTCGTCGATATCGACAACCCGGTCTGA
- a CDS encoding S1C family serine protease, with amino-acid sequence MRRLWLIFAQAVTVSLAILFVVSALRPDWVSLGGRGASTQPAQAPETSTAPEPVRAAPLLSFSSAVARAAPAVVNVYTAKHVDVPLIPQPNDPILRDLLGQLPGSARRHESTSLGSGVIVRAGYVLTNYHVVEAADAIEVALADGRETAAQVVGADPDTDLAVLKLPAQFGETPVATLGTDIGLKVGDVVLAIGNPFGVGQTTTQGIISALGRNRLGLNSYENFIQTDAAINPGNSGGALIDAAGNVVGINTAIYSQSGGSLGIGFAVPIEMARAVMDEIIRTGQVKRGWLGVEPQDLTPDLAKAFRLASNSGVIIAGVMRDGPAGRGGLKVGDIVRSLDGNDVQNTASMLAMVALLPPGQEVTVTVLRNGRLMNLKVKIGVRPQRPK; translated from the coding sequence ATGCGCCGACTTTGGCTGATATTCGCCCAGGCCGTCACGGTCAGTCTTGCCATTCTATTCGTGGTGTCCGCCCTGCGCCCCGATTGGGTGAGCCTGGGCGGCCGCGGCGCGTCCACGCAGCCGGCCCAGGCGCCGGAGACCTCGACGGCGCCGGAACCGGTGCGGGCCGCGCCGCTGCTGTCCTTCTCCAGCGCCGTGGCGCGGGCGGCGCCGGCCGTGGTGAACGTGTACACGGCAAAACACGTCGATGTGCCGCTGATCCCCCAGCCCAACGATCCCATCCTGCGCGACTTGCTGGGCCAACTACCCGGGTCGGCGCGACGCCATGAGTCGACCAGCCTGGGGTCTGGCGTCATCGTGCGCGCCGGCTATGTGCTGACCAACTATCACGTGGTGGAGGCCGCCGACGCCATCGAGGTGGCCCTGGCCGACGGCCGCGAAACCGCCGCGCAGGTGGTCGGGGCGGACCCCGACACCGATCTGGCCGTGCTCAAGCTGCCCGCCCAATTCGGCGAGACCCCCGTGGCCACCCTGGGCACGGATATCGGGCTGAAGGTGGGCGACGTGGTGCTGGCCATCGGCAACCCCTTCGGCGTGGGGCAGACCACCACGCAAGGGATCATTTCGGCCCTGGGGCGCAATCGCCTGGGCCTGAACTCGTATGAGAATTTCATCCAGACGGATGCCGCCATCAATCCGGGCAATTCGGGCGGCGCGCTGATCGACGCGGCGGGCAATGTGGTCGGCATCAATACCGCCATCTACTCGCAGTCGGGCGGATCGCTGGGCATCGGTTTCGCCGTGCCCATCGAAATGGCGCGCGCGGTCATGGACGAGATCATCCGCACCGGCCAGGTCAAGCGCGGCTGGCTGGGGGTGGAACCGCAGGACCTGACACCGGATCTGGCGAAGGCCTTCCGCCTGGCCAGCAACAGCGGCGTCATCATCGCCGGCGTCATGCGTGACGGACCGGCCGGACGGGGCGGCCTGAAGGTGGGCGACATCGTGCGCAGCCTGGACGGCAACGACGTGCAGAACACGGCTTCCATGCTGGCCATGGTCGCCCTGCTGCCGCCGGGTCAGGAAGTGACGGTGACCGTGTTGCGCAATGGCCGCCTGATGAACCTGAAGGTCAAGATTGGCGTGCGGCCTCAACGGCCGAAGTAG
- a CDS encoding helix-turn-helix domain-containing protein has protein sequence MTITDRLSSLMRWRGIRSQRHLARLSGVPQTSIHRILADRPGYVPSTLTVGKLAYALSVSPDWLRGDESAARVRAPAIPQVRPPRSGRRGEYDEAEMKRLMATLTAAERRKIVAVVRLVAQGRLPAGVQAEPAGPPQGGAPTSAVEAARQS, from the coding sequence ATGACCATCACTGACCGCCTTTCCTCGTTGATGCGCTGGCGCGGCATACGCAGCCAACGTCACCTGGCCCGCCTGTCCGGCGTGCCGCAAACCTCCATCCACCGCATCCTGGCCGACCGGCCGGGCTACGTGCCGTCCACGCTCACGGTCGGCAAACTGGCTTATGCGTTGTCCGTCAGCCCCGACTGGCTGCGCGGCGATGAATCGGCGGCGCGGGTGCGCGCGCCCGCCATTCCGCAGGTGCGCCCGCCCCGTTCCGGACGGCGCGGGGAATACGACGAGGCAGAAATGAAACGGCTCATGGCCACGCTGACCGCGGCCGAACGGCGCAAGATCGTCGCCGTGGTGCGCCTGGTTGCCCAGGGGCGGTTGCCGGCGGGCGTACAGGCGGAACCAGCGGGACCACCACAGGGCGGGGCGCCTACTTCGGCCGTTGAGGCCGCACGCCAATCTTGA
- the tatC gene encoding twin-arginine translocase subunit TatC, whose product MSHLIELRARLIRAVLAVLAVFVVLFLYPGTAKIYDLLARPMLSSLPEGTHMIAIGVITPFMVPLKVTMMAAFVIALPVVLWQAWAFVAPGLYKHEKRLALPLIISTTVLFIAGMAFCYFVVFHTIFHFIANIAPTSITTAPDIEAYLGFVMTMFLAFGITFEVPVVVVLLVRFGVVEVKKLAAARGYVVVGAFVIAAVVTPPDVVSQFLLAVPLCLLFELGLICARMVTPKKAGDTENALVEKE is encoded by the coding sequence ATGTCCCACCTGATCGAGCTGCGCGCGCGCCTGATCCGCGCGGTGCTCGCGGTGCTGGCCGTTTTCGTCGTGCTGTTCCTGTATCCGGGCACCGCGAAGATCTATGACCTGCTGGCGCGGCCGATGTTGTCGTCGTTGCCGGAAGGCACGCACATGATCGCCATCGGCGTGATCACGCCTTTCATGGTGCCCCTGAAGGTGACCATGATGGCGGCCTTCGTCATCGCCCTGCCGGTGGTCCTGTGGCAGGCCTGGGCCTTCGTGGCCCCCGGCCTGTACAAGCACGAGAAACGCCTGGCGCTGCCGTTGATCATCTCGACCACGGTGCTGTTCATCGCCGGGATGGCGTTCTGCTATTTCGTGGTGTTCCACACCATCTTCCACTTCATCGCCAATATCGCGCCCACCTCGATCACGACGGCGCCCGATATCGAGGCCTACCTCGGCTTCGTGATGACCATGTTCCTGGCCTTCGGCATCACTTTCGAAGTACCTGTGGTGGTGGTGCTGCTGGTGCGCTTCGGCGTCGTCGAAGTCAAGAAGCTGGCCGCCGCGCGCGGCTATGTGGTGGTCGGCGCCTTCGTCATCGCCGCCGTGGTGACGCCACCGGACGTGGTCAGCCAATTCCTGCTGGCGGTGCCGCTGTGCCTGCTGTTCGAGCTGGGCCTGATCTGCGCCCGCATGGTCACGCCGAAAAAAGCAGGCGACACCGAAAACGCCTTGGTGGAAAAGGAATAG
- the tatB gene encoding Sec-independent protein translocase protein TatB: MSMGELAVIGVIALIVIGPERLPKVARTVGHLLGRAQRYVNDVKGDIRREIELDELRKFKSEMEDAATTVKTSISDTTESLREPAQALRQELDDAAKAASGALSLSTPVVDEDGQPAHLETPAEASAASPVASPVETAAAATSEPLAEPAVAGAGAIVGTDPAAGSRVETGALPATAIAHTAEAAPGLTIPAEVAGKPRVAAAVAAPAGAPATAAAPATPASPATATAPVQPSTGTPT; encoded by the coding sequence ATGAGTATGGGGGAGCTGGCGGTGATCGGCGTAATCGCGCTGATCGTCATCGGTCCCGAACGCTTGCCCAAGGTCGCCCGCACGGTCGGCCATCTGCTCGGCCGCGCGCAACGCTACGTCAATGACGTCAAGGGCGACATCCGCCGCGAAATCGAACTCGACGAACTGCGCAAGTTCAAGAGCGAGATGGAAGACGCCGCGACGACCGTCAAGACGTCGATAAGCGATACCACCGAATCCTTGCGTGAGCCGGCTCAGGCGCTGCGCCAGGAACTGGATGATGCCGCCAAGGCCGCCAGCGGCGCCTTGTCGCTGTCGACCCCCGTGGTGGACGAAGACGGCCAGCCGGCCCATCTGGAAACCCCGGCGGAAGCCTCTGCGGCGAGCCCTGTTGCAAGTCCGGTCGAAACCGCGGCGGCAGCCACCTCCGAACCTCTGGCAGAACCCGCCGTGGCCGGCGCCGGCGCCATCGTCGGTACCGACCCCGCGGCCGGCTCCAGGGTGGAAACGGGTGCCTTGCCCGCTACCGCCATCGCACATACAGCAGAGGCCGCGCCCGGCCTGACCATTCCGGCCGAAGTCGCGGGCAAGCCGCGCGTCGCCGCCGCGGTAGCCGCGCCGGCTGGTGCGCCTGCGACCGCAGCAGCACCCGCAACCCCCGCCAGCCCCGCCACGGCGACGGCGCCTGTTCAACCGTCCACCGGTACGCCCACGTGA
- the tatA gene encoding Sec-independent protein translocase subunit TatA — translation MGSLSIWHWLIVLVVVAMIFGTKKLRNIGGDLGGAVKGFKEGMKDANGDRERADAEPTVQQRVGGDTIDVQAKEKTHS, via the coding sequence ATGGGCAGTCTCAGCATTTGGCATTGGTTGATCGTCCTCGTCGTCGTGGCGATGATTTTTGGCACTAAGAAGCTGCGCAACATCGGTGGCGACCTGGGTGGCGCCGTCAAGGGCTTCAAGGAAGGCATGAAGGACGCCAACGGCGACCGCGAACGTGCCGACGCCGAACCCACGGTGCAGCAACGTGTCGGTGGAGACACCATCGACGTGCAGGCCAAGGAAAAGACCCACTCCTGA
- a CDS encoding histidine triad nucleotide-binding protein: protein MSENCIFCKIGRGEIPARKVYEDDDFVAFHDINPAAPVHLLLIPRRHIASMQDVMPEDAAWLGRMMVLAPRLAAENGCNPGPQGGFRIVVNSGVEGGQEVPHLHLHIIGGSRPWAGRAAPNA, encoded by the coding sequence ATGAGCGAAAACTGTATCTTCTGCAAGATCGGCCGTGGCGAGATTCCGGCCAGGAAGGTCTACGAAGACGATGACTTTGTCGCCTTCCACGACATCAATCCCGCGGCGCCAGTACATCTGCTGCTCATCCCGCGCCGTCATATAGCGTCCATGCAGGACGTTATGCCCGAGGATGCGGCCTGGTTGGGTAGAATGATGGTCTTGGCGCCTCGTTTGGCGGCCGAAAACGGTTGCAATCCGGGCCCGCAGGGCGGTTTCCGCATCGTCGTCAATTCCGGCGTCGAAGGCGGACAGGAAGTGCCGCATCTGCATTTACATATTATTGGCGGTTCGCGACCCTGGGCGGGTCGTGCAGCCCCGAACGCTTGA
- a CDS encoding phosphoribosyl-ATP diphosphatase — MSTQQNAEAKGADVLARIADMLETRLPQNGGDPAASYSAKLLARGPDAFLKKIGEEATELVMAAKDGVADKIIYETADLWFHCLVALAHYNLRPEDVLAELARREGMSGLAEKASRPAS; from the coding sequence ATGAGCACCCAGCAGAACGCGGAAGCAAAGGGCGCCGACGTGCTGGCGCGCATCGCCGACATGCTGGAAACCCGCCTGCCGCAAAACGGCGGCGACCCGGCGGCTTCCTACTCGGCCAAGCTGCTGGCGCGCGGCCCGGACGCCTTCCTGAAGAAGATCGGCGAAGAGGCCACGGAACTGGTCATGGCCGCCAAGGATGGCGTGGCGGACAAGATCATCTATGAAACCGCCGACCTGTGGTTTCATTGTCTTGTCGCCTTGGCTCACTACAATCTGCGCCCCGAAGACGTGCTGGCCGAACTGGCCCGCCGCGAGGGCATGTCCGGCCTGGCCGAAAAAGCCAGCCGGCCGGCGTCCTGA
- the hisI gene encoding phosphoribosyl-AMP cyclohydrolase, giving the protein MDNTLAWLADVEFDENGLIPAIAQDAENGQILMVAWMNSESLAETAATGRAVYWSRSRKRLWRKGEESGHAQLVRELRLDCDGDVVLLKVEQQGGIACHTGRASCFYRRLDGEGAQAGWTTVDPVLKDPELIYK; this is encoded by the coding sequence ATGGATAACACTCTTGCCTGGCTGGCCGACGTCGAGTTCGACGAAAACGGCCTGATACCCGCCATTGCCCAGGATGCCGAAAACGGCCAGATCCTGATGGTGGCGTGGATGAATAGCGAATCGCTGGCCGAAACGGCCGCCACCGGCCGCGCCGTGTACTGGTCGCGTTCGCGCAAGCGCCTGTGGCGCAAGGGCGAAGAGTCCGGTCACGCGCAACTGGTGCGGGAGCTGCGCCTGGACTGCGACGGCGACGTGGTGCTGCTCAAGGTAGAGCAGCAGGGCGGCATCGCCTGCCACACGGGCCGCGCCAGCTGTTTCTACCGCCGCCTGGACGGCGAGGGCGCGCAGGCCGGCTGGACCACCGTGGATCCGGTACTCAAGGATCCGGAGCTGATCTACAAATGA
- the hisF gene encoding imidazole glycerol phosphate synthase subunit HisF, translated as MTASVTSTAASKDGNALTRRIIPCLDVTAGRVVKGVNFVNLIDAGDPVEIARRYDDQGADELTFLDITATSDGRDLILSIIEQVASQVFIPLTVGGGVRQVSDIQRLLNAGADKISINSAAVANPELVRAASDFHGSQCIVVAIDARRVSEPGAEPRWEVFTHGGRKATGIDAVQWARRMAQYGAGEILLTSMDRDGTKSGFDLELTRAVSDAVPVPVIASGGVGNLQHLADGVTTGRASAVLAASIFHYGEHTVGECKRFMADQGIAVRLDA; from the coding sequence ATGACAGCCAGCGTAACCAGCACCGCGGCAAGCAAGGACGGCAACGCCCTGACGCGGCGCATCATTCCCTGCCTGGACGTGACCGCCGGGCGCGTGGTCAAGGGCGTGAATTTCGTCAACCTGATCGACGCGGGCGACCCCGTGGAGATCGCGCGCCGCTATGACGACCAGGGCGCCGACGAACTCACGTTCCTCGACATCACCGCCACCAGCGACGGCCGCGACCTGATCCTGTCCATCATCGAACAGGTGGCCTCGCAGGTCTTCATTCCGCTGACCGTGGGCGGCGGCGTGCGCCAGGTGTCCGACATCCAGCGCCTGCTCAACGCCGGCGCGGACAAGATCAGCATCAACAGCGCGGCCGTGGCCAATCCGGAACTGGTGCGCGCGGCGTCCGACTTCCACGGCTCGCAGTGCATCGTGGTGGCCATCGACGCCCGCCGCGTTTCCGAGCCGGGCGCGGAACCCCGCTGGGAAGTGTTCACCCATGGCGGCCGCAAGGCCACCGGCATCGATGCCGTGCAATGGGCGCGCCGCATGGCGCAATATGGCGCCGGCGAAATCCTGCTGACCAGCATGGACCGCGACGGCACCAAGTCCGGCTTCGACCTGGAACTGACCCGTGCCGTCTCCGACGCGGTGCCGGTGCCCGTGATCGCCTCCGGCGGCGTGGGCAACCTGCAGCACCTGGCCGACGGCGTCACCACCGGCCGCGCCAGCGCGGTCCTGGCCGCCAGCATCTTCCACTACGGTGAGCACACCGTGGGCGAATGCAAACGTTTCATGGCCGATCAGGGCATTGCTGTACGATTGGACGCATGA
- the hisA gene encoding 1-(5-phosphoribosyl)-5-[(5-phosphoribosylamino)methylideneamino]imidazole-4-carboxamide isomerase: MLLIPAIDLKDGRCVRLRQGDLDDATVFSEDPAAMATHWLEQGARRLHLVDLNGAVAGKPRNEAVIKAIVDAVGDEIPVQIGGGIRDLDTIERYLDNGISYVIIGTAAVKNPGFLHDACGAFPGSIIVGLDARDGKVATDGWSKLTRHDVLDLASKFEDYGCEAIIYTDIGRDGMLSGVNVEATVRLAQHVRIPIYASGGIAGIQDIEALCAVEEEGVEGAILGRSIYEGALDFQVAQSRADELGQQ, translated from the coding sequence ATGCTGCTGATCCCCGCCATCGACCTTAAAGACGGGCGCTGTGTCCGCCTGCGCCAGGGCGACCTGGACGATGCAACGGTGTTCTCTGAAGACCCCGCCGCCATGGCCACCCACTGGCTGGAACAGGGCGCGCGCCGCCTGCATCTGGTCGACTTGAACGGCGCCGTCGCCGGCAAGCCGCGCAACGAGGCCGTCATCAAGGCCATCGTCGACGCCGTCGGCGACGAGATCCCGGTGCAGATCGGGGGCGGCATCCGCGACCTCGACACCATCGAGCGCTATCTCGACAACGGCATCTCCTACGTCATCATCGGCACCGCCGCGGTCAAGAACCCCGGCTTCCTGCATGACGCCTGCGGCGCGTTCCCCGGCAGCATCATCGTCGGCCTGGACGCGCGCGACGGCAAGGTCGCCACCGACGGCTGGAGCAAGCTGACCCGCCACGACGTCCTGGACCTGGCCAGCAAGTTCGAAGACTACGGCTGCGAAGCCATCATCTACACCGACATCGGCCGCGACGGCATGCTGTCCGGCGTCAACGTCGAAGCCACGGTACGCCTTGCGCAACACGTGCGCATCCCCATCTATGCCTCTGGCGGCATCGCCGGCATCCAGGACATCGAAGCCCTGTGCGCCGTCGAGGAAGAGGGTGTGGAAGGCGCCATCCTGGGCCGCAGCATCTATGAAGGCGCGCTTGATTTCCAGGTGGCGCAGTCGCGCGCCGACGAACTAGGCCAGCAATGA
- the hisH gene encoding imidazole glycerol phosphate synthase subunit HisH, whose amino-acid sequence MTSIAIVDYGMGNFHSVARAVAHAAPDADIRICNQAADIDAADRVVFPGQGAMPDCMRTLNESGLREAVMRAARSKPLLAVCVGEQMLFDTSEEGPTICLGIFPGVVHRFSGPQYAAPVGAYDEHATQPQQELLKVPHMGWNQVRQSGSHPIWAGIPDHTHFYFVHSYYAVPADPSIIVGESDYGGSFTCAVAADNIFAVQFHPEKSAEHGLRMYRNFVDWRP is encoded by the coding sequence GTGACTTCCATCGCTATCGTCGACTACGGCATGGGCAATTTCCACTCGGTGGCGCGTGCCGTTGCGCACGCCGCGCCCGATGCCGACATCCGTATCTGCAACCAGGCCGCCGACATCGACGCGGCCGACCGCGTGGTGTTCCCGGGCCAGGGCGCCATGCCCGACTGCATGCGCACGCTCAACGAATCCGGCCTGCGCGAAGCCGTCATGCGCGCCGCGCGCAGCAAGCCGCTGCTGGCGGTGTGCGTGGGCGAGCAGATGCTGTTCGACACCAGCGAGGAAGGCCCCACCATCTGCCTGGGCATCTTCCCCGGCGTGGTACACCGTTTTAGCGGCCCCCAGTACGCCGCGCCCGTCGGCGCTTATGATGAGCACGCGACACAACCGCAGCAGGAATTGCTCAAAGTCCCGCATATGGGCTGGAACCAAGTCCGCCAGTCGGGATCTCATCCCATTTGGGCAGGCATTCCGGACCATACGCACTTCTATTTCGTGCATAGTTATTACGCCGTGCCCGCCGATCCTTCGATTATTGTTGGGGAAAGCGATTACGGCGGTTCCTTTACCTGCGCAGTAGCCGCGGATAACATTTTCGCGGTGCAGTTCCACCCCGAAAAGAGTGCCGAACACGGTTTGCGGATGTACCGCAATTTTGTAGACTGGCGCCCCTGA
- the hisB gene encoding imidazoleglycerol-phosphate dehydratase HisB, with amino-acid sequence MRTADITRNTNETRIRVAINLDGTGRQTIDTGVPFLDHMLDQIARHGLIDLEVKCDGDLHIDDHHSVEDVGITLGQAIAAAIGDKKGIMRYGHAYVPLDEALSRVVVDFSGRPGLEFHVPFTRSHIGKFDVDLTREFFQGLVNHALITLHVDNLRGQNAHHQCETVFKACGRALRMAIERDPRSQGVVPSTKGVL; translated from the coding sequence ATGCGTACCGCTGACATCACCCGCAACACCAACGAAACGCGTATCCGCGTGGCGATCAACCTGGACGGCACCGGCCGCCAGACGATAGACACGGGTGTGCCCTTCCTCGATCACATGCTGGATCAGATCGCCCGCCACGGCTTGATCGATCTGGAAGTGAAGTGCGACGGCGACCTGCACATCGATGACCACCATTCGGTGGAAGACGTCGGCATCACGCTGGGCCAGGCCATCGCGGCCGCCATCGGCGACAAGAAAGGCATCATGCGCTACGGTCACGCCTACGTGCCGCTGGACGAAGCCCTGTCGCGCGTGGTGGTGGACTTCTCCGGCCGTCCCGGCCTGGAATTCCACGTGCCCTTCACCCGTTCGCACATCGGCAAGTTCGACGTCGACCTGACGCGCGAGTTTTTCCAGGGCCTGGTCAACCACGCCCTGATCACCCTGCACGTGGACAATCTGCGCGGCCAGAACGCGCACCACCAGTGCGAAACCGTTTTCAAGGCCTGTGGCCGCGCCCTGCGCATGGCGATCGAGCGCGACCCGCGCAGCCAAGGCGTGGTGCCGTCCACCAAGGGCGTTCTGTAA
- the hisC gene encoding histidinol-phosphate transaminase, translated as MNQVSHGDTPLQSGQAPAPDRVAATVRRDIRAMAAYSIGHADGGIKLDAMENPYGLPDAVRDDIAAAVRATALNRYPDDAAALHRAVRQAFDIPATAGLLFGNGSDELINLIVQACCEPGDVVLAPAPSFVIFEMAARFNHARYVGVPLTAGLELDLPAMLAAIATHRPKVIFLALPNNPTGGMWPTAAVQAILDAAPGLVVIDEAYQPFADHTWMPLAAELPNAVVLRTVSKLGLAGLRFGYLAGPAAWIGEFDKVRPPYNVDVLTQAVLLAVLRHKDVLDGQAAQLRADREPLAKALAELPGVVVHPSAANFLLLRFSGKLRADAVHQALKSRKIWVRAFGGSDPLLNNCLRISIGTPAENAALLAALREILERS; from the coding sequence ATGAACCAGGTCTCGCACGGCGACACCCCGCTTCAATCCGGCCAGGCGCCAGCGCCCGACCGGGTGGCGGCCACCGTGCGCCGCGACATCCGGGCCATGGCGGCCTATTCCATCGGCCATGCGGACGGCGGCATCAAGCTGGATGCCATGGAAAATCCGTACGGCCTGCCGGACGCTGTCCGCGACGACATCGCCGCGGCCGTGCGCGCCACCGCGCTGAACCGCTACCCGGACGATGCGGCGGCCCTGCACCGGGCCGTGCGCCAGGCCTTCGATATCCCCGCGACGGCCGGCTTGCTGTTCGGCAATGGCTCGGATGAACTGATCAACCTGATCGTCCAGGCCTGCTGCGAGCCCGGCGACGTGGTGCTGGCGCCCGCGCCTTCCTTCGTCATTTTCGAAATGGCGGCGCGCTTCAACCATGCCCGTTATGTCGGCGTGCCGCTGACCGCCGGCCTGGAGCTGGATCTGCCCGCCATGCTGGCGGCCATCGCCACGCACCGGCCCAAGGTCATCTTCCTGGCCCTGCCCAACAATCCCACGGGCGGCATGTGGCCGACCGCCGCCGTGCAGGCCATCCTCGATGCCGCGCCCGGCCTGGTGGTCATCGACGAGGCTTATCAGCCCTTCGCCGACCACACCTGGATGCCGCTGGCGGCCGAACTGCCCAATGCGGTGGTGCTGCGCACGGTCTCCAAGCTGGGGCTGGCCGGCCTGCGCTTCGGCTATCTGGCCGGACCCGCCGCCTGGATCGGCGAGTTCGACAAGGTGCGTCCGCCTTATAACGTGGACGTGCTGACCCAGGCGGTATTGCTGGCCGTGCTGCGCCACAAGGACGTGCTGGATGGCCAGGCGGCGCAACTGCGCGCCGACCGCGAGCCGCTGGCAAAAGCCCTGGCCGAATTGCCCGGCGTCGTCGTCCACCCGTCCGCCGCCAACTTCCTCTTGCTGCGCTTTTCGGGGAAGTTAAGAGCGGATGCCGTGCATCAGGCGCTGAAATCGCGCAAAATATGGGTCCGTGCATTCGGCGGCAGCGATCCATTGTTGAATAACTGCCTGCGCATCTCCATCGGGACCCCTGCTGAAAACGCGGCCCTGCTGGCGGCGCTGCGGGAAATCCTCGAACGTTCTTGA